ATCTTCGGCCAGCACATCTACTGGGTGACCCTGGTGTTGGCGGTGATCGTGCTGCTGGCGGTCGGCTCGGACTACAACCTGCTGCTGGTCTCTCGCTTCGAGGAGGAGATCCACGCCGGGCTGAAGACCGGCTATATCCGGGCGATGGCCGGTAGCGGCGGCGTGGTGACCTCGGCCGGTATGGTCTTCGCCGCGACCATGGGCATCATGTTCTTCAGCGATCTCAAGGCGATCGGCATGTACGGCACGACCGTGGCGATCGGATTGCTGCTGGACACCTTCGTGGTCCGCGCATTTTTCATGCCGTCGATCGCCACGCTGTTGGGCAAGTGGTTCTGGTGGCCTCAGGTGGTCCGGCCGTGGGGGCCCAACAAGAACATCCGCGGGATCGCGGCACACACACCGCACGACGGGCCGTCCGTCACCAACGCCGACACCGACAGATTCGCAGCGCCGACGCAGTAACGGTTCAGTTGCGCTGGACCACTCCGGTATCGACGTCCACGCACACCGCGACCGCGCCCGCCCCGACATGAAGCGCCAAAGTCGGTCCCAGGCCCGTGATGACGGCCGGCTCGCAGGCCGGCAACCGCTCGGCCAGCACGCCGGCCACGTCCTGCGCCCCCTGCGGATTGGCGACGTGATGTACGGCCAGCGCGGCCCGGCGATCACCCACCACGTCGCAGACCCGGTCGATCATCGACGTCACGGCCTTACTGACGGTGCGGATACGCTGTGCCAGTACGAGTTTCCCGTCGTCTACGGCCAACAGCGGCTTGAGGGACAGCGCGGTGCCCAGCCAGGCGGCCGCACTGCCGATTCGGCCGCTGCGCCGCAGGTTGTCCAGTCGGTGCACGACCAGGTAGGCGTGTCCGCGCTGCACGGCCGCCTCCGCAGCGGCCGCCACACCGTCCAGATCGGCACCGCCGGCGGCAGCGCGGGCGGCGGCCAGCGCCACGAATCCGGTGCCCATCGCCGCAGACTTCGAGTCGATGACCCGCACCCCTGCGCCGATCTGGGTCGCGACGTGCTCGGCGGTGCCGAACGTGCCGGACAACGCCGAGGAGATGTGGATCGCCACCACGCCGGCACCGCCGCTGTCCGCCAACCCTTTCCGATAGGCGCCGGTCAGTTCCTCCGGGTTGGTGCCGGCGGTGCTGGCGCCCTCACGGGCGTAGATATCCTCGGGCACGTCATCGATGCCGTCGCGCAGGTCGGCGCCGTCGAGCAGAATGTGCAACGGCACCACCCGGATACCCCACCGCTGGAGCATCTCGGCGGGCAGGCACGCCGAGGAGTCGGTGACCACGGCAACGGCCGGGCCGGTCATTACGCCTGCCCGGGCACGCCGGCCTCGGCCAGCGCCTTGAGCATCAGTTCGGCGACGGCCCGGTGCGCTTCGAAGTTCCAATGGATGCCATCGGGGTTCGCCCGCCCGCTCATGACCTCTTCGGCCACCGCCAATTTCAGATCGACCAGCGCAACGTCGTTCCGCTGCGCCCATTGCGTGATCGCCCGCACCGTCGGCTCGCGCCCCTGGTGGGCGCGACCATAGGTGTCGGCGATGTGGACCGAGGGCAGGCAGGCCACAATAGGGATCCCTGGCCTGTTGAAATCGATTGCTCCCCTGGTCATTTCGAGATAGTCGGCGGACAAGTTCGGTGGCAGTGCCGCTCGGGCCAGCGGTGAAAGCCGGGGCTGCAGCCAGCCATAACCGTCGCGGACCCAACGTCGCAGCCGGGGCGGCCGCACATACCGGATCAGCTCGCGCAGTGCGGTCGGCCACACCGAGGGCAGCGAATCCATCCCGCCAGTGGCGATGACGACGGCCCCGGCCCGGGGCAGAGCGGCCCAGGCACGCGGATCCTGAGTGGCCGCCCACCACACGTCCCGGCTGGTCCAGCCGATCCGTCCGATCAACTCGACTTCCCAACCCAGCTGAGCCCCAACGATGTTCGGCCATATCCGCGGGTCGTCGGCCGGCAACCCGCCGGTGGGCCCGTAGTACGACAGTGAATCGGCGAAGATCAGCAGCGTCGGGCGGGTTGCAGAGGAGAACGCCGGTTCAGAGGACATCGCTGGCCACCTGCGCTGAAGCGTTCCAGACGTCCAGACGCCATCGCACATCGGCGAAGCCGCCACCATCGGAGTCATCGGAGTACCCGCTGAGCTGGGTCCAGCTGGCGTTGGCCATCCCGCCCAGCACCGGCCAGTTCTCGACCGGAAGGCGCAGCAACGCAGCGGTCAGGGCGGCGATCAGGCCGCCGTGGGCGACCAGCACCACCGGCCGGTCGGCATCCGCGGCGCTCCCCCAGACCGGCTCGCCGGCTATCAACTCGGCGACCAGCGGTTCGCTGCGTGCGGCCACATCCACTCTGCTCTCCCCACCGTGCGGAGCCCATCGCGCGTCGTCACGCCAGGCCAGCCGGGCGCCCGGGGCCACCGCGTCGACCTCCTCGTGGGTCAGGCCCTGCCAGTCCCCCAGGTGCGTTTCGCGCAGTCGGGTGTCCACCCGGACCTGCAGGCCGTTGTGCTCGGCCAGGACCGTCGCGGTGTCGTAGGCGCGCCACAGATCCGACGACACGATCAACAGCGGATGGCGCTTGCGCAGTACCTCGGCCGCCGCCTCCGCCTGCGCGCGGCCCAGATCGCTCAGAACGGTGTCCAATTGACCTTGCATCCTGCTGCCGGCATTGAACTCGGTCTGGCCATGGCGCAACAGAATCAGCCGGCGGACCCTCACGACGCATCCTCCGGCGCCGGTTCAGCGGCTGCGTCCTCGAAGTCCACCGGTACCAGGGGGCAGTCCTTCCACAGCCGGTCCAGCGCATAGAAGTCCCGCTCGTCCTGGTGCTGAATGTGCACGACGATGTCGACGTAGTCCAGCAGCGTCCAGCGCCCCTCCCGGGTGCCCTCGCGGCGCGCCGGTTTGTACCCGGCCAGCCGCATCTTCTCCTCCACCTCGTCAACGATGGCGTTGACCTGGCGTTCGTTGGACGCCGAGGCGATGACGAAGCAGTCGGTGATGACCAGCTGGGCCGACACGTCGATCACGACGACATCGGTGCCGAGTTTCGAGGCGGCGGCCACCGCGGCCACCGTCGCCATGTCGATCGCTTCGGGGGTGGCTGTCATGAGTTGTTCCCGGCGGCCAGGCCGGTGGATTGGCCGACGGCCTTCTTCGCGCCCGGACCATCGCTGGCGCGGTAGAGCCGGCGCTTGGACACGTACTGCACGACACCGTCGGGCATCAGGTACCACAGCGGTCGACGCTGCTCGGCACGTCGGCGGCAGTCCGTCGACGAGATTGCCAATGCCGGGATCTCCACCAAGGTCAACGCGTTCTCCTCCAGTTTGCCGAGCACGCTGGTGATGTGGTCGTGCCGCAGCTCGAATCCGGGCCGGCTGACTCCGACGAAACGCGCCAAGTCGAACAGCTCCTCCCAGCCCTGCCAGGACAATATGGATGCCAACGCGTCGGCACCGGTGATGAAATACAGCTCGGAGTCGGGGTTCAGCGCGTGCAGGTCCCGCAAGGTGTCGCGGGTGTAGGTGGGGCCGGCACGGTCGATGTCCACCCGGCTCACCGAAAAGCGTGGATTGGACGCGGTGGCGATCACCGTCATCAGGTAGCGGTCCTCGGCCGCGGAGACATGCCGATCCTTCTGCCAGGGCTGACCGCTGGGCACGAACACGACCTCGTCCAACGCGAACTTGTGGGCTACCTCGCTGGCCGCAACCAGGTGGCCGTAGTGGATGGGATCAAACGTCCCGCCCATCACCCCCAGCCGGCGTAGCCCCTCATGCATGGTTCGCCAGCTTACTGGACCAGCGGAAACGGCTCTCGCCAGACGGTCGCCACAGGTCGGCGCGATTGCTGAGGCGAAGCAGCACGCGATCGTGTAGAAGAGGGCTGTGGAGAATTTTCCGCCGCCATCGGGCGATGTCACGCAGTCGGCCAGGGACGCCCTGCTGCGGCGTTTCTATACCCGGGCGCGGATCGGTGGCCAGATAGTGCTGCCGGCCGTTCCGAGCATGCTGGACGAATACGTGTCGATGTGCGACCGGGTGTTCGCCGGCCTGGGCAAGCGCTTCAACGACGCCGAGCTCGCCCATCTCAGAGGAGTGCTGGAGGGCCAACTGACCGCCGCTTACACGGCATCGCCGCGCTCGAACATCGTCATCTCCTATGACGCCCCGATCGGCCTCACCCTCAACTACACGGTCCGCGCCGAATGGGCCTCGATCTCCGAGGCCTACGAGCGCTGGCTGGCAACGCGGGAGCCACCGCTGTTCGGCACCGAGCCCGATGCCCGGGTCTGGCAGCTGGCTTCCGAAGCCGACGATCCAACCGCTGTCCGCGTGCTCGAAATCGGCGCCGGCACCGGGCGTAACGCCCTGGCGCTGGCACGTCGCGGGCACC
This is a stretch of genomic DNA from Mycolicibacter terrae. It encodes these proteins:
- a CDS encoding DegV family protein: MTGPAVAVVTDSSACLPAEMLQRWGIRVVPLHILLDGADLRDGIDDVPEDIYAREGASTAGTNPEELTGAYRKGLADSGGAGVVAIHISSALSGTFGTAEHVATQIGAGVRVIDSKSAAMGTGFVALAAARAAAGGADLDGVAAAAEAAVQRGHAYLVVHRLDNLRRSGRIGSAAAWLGTALSLKPLLAVDDGKLVLAQRIRTVSKAVTSMIDRVCDVVGDRRAALAVHHVANPQGAQDVAGVLAERLPACEPAVITGLGPTLALHVGAGAVAVCVDVDTGVVQRN
- the octT gene encoding diglucosylglycerate octanoyltransferase, whose protein sequence is MSSEPAFSSATRPTLLIFADSLSYYGPTGGLPADDPRIWPNIVGAQLGWEVELIGRIGWTSRDVWWAATQDPRAWAALPRAGAVVIATGGMDSLPSVWPTALRELIRYVRPPRLRRWVRDGYGWLQPRLSPLARAALPPNLSADYLEMTRGAIDFNRPGIPIVACLPSVHIADTYGRAHQGREPTVRAITQWAQRNDVALVDLKLAVAEEVMSGRANPDGIHWNFEAHRAVAELMLKALAEAGVPGQA
- the gpgP gene encoding glucosyl-3-phosphoglycerate phosphatase, which encodes MRVRRLILLRHGQTEFNAGSRMQGQLDTVLSDLGRAQAEAAAEVLRKRHPLLIVSSDLWRAYDTATVLAEHNGLQVRVDTRLRETHLGDWQGLTHEEVDAVAPGARLAWRDDARWAPHGGESRVDVAARSEPLVAELIAGEPVWGSAADADRPVVLVAHGGLIAALTAALLRLPVENWPVLGGMANASWTQLSGYSDDSDGGGFADVRWRLDVWNASAQVASDVL
- the rsfS gene encoding ribosome silencing factor, whose protein sequence is MTATPEAIDMATVAAVAAASKLGTDVVVIDVSAQLVITDCFVIASASNERQVNAIVDEVEEKMRLAGYKPARREGTREGRWTLLDYVDIVVHIQHQDERDFYALDRLWKDCPLVPVDFEDAAAEPAPEDAS
- the nadD gene encoding nicotinate-nucleotide adenylyltransferase — protein: MGGTFDPIHYGHLVAASEVAHKFALDEVVFVPSGQPWQKDRHVSAAEDRYLMTVIATASNPRFSVSRVDIDRAGPTYTRDTLRDLHALNPDSELYFITGADALASILSWQGWEELFDLARFVGVSRPGFELRHDHITSVLGKLEENALTLVEIPALAISSTDCRRRAEQRRPLWYLMPDGVVQYVSKRRLYRASDGPGAKKAVGQSTGLAAGNNS